The following nucleotide sequence is from Psychroflexus torquis ATCC 700755.
CAAAATAAGGTAACCGCAAAAACTGAATCAAATCTCGCGAAATAATAACCAACGCACGCTCTCCACAAAATAAAAACAAAAATAAACTTGACAAAAATAAACTTTACTCGTAATAATTATATAGTAACATAACATAAAAACAATTACTCATGACAACAATCAACGAACAGTTCGGCAACTTAGGCGAAACTATTAAAGATGTTTCAGGAGAATTTTTGGACAAGTTAATTGCCGTCTCGGGACTCAGCAAGACCCAAGTCATGATGATTGTTTTTGGGGCGAGTAGTTTGGGCGTGATAGCCCAAACAAATCCAGCCTTTGGTTCTGGATATAATCTAGTACAATGTGATATAGATAATGCCTCTGGCTCAAACCAAGACGCAGGATTAATATCAAACCTTGTCGCGGCTAATGATATCATGAATCAGGATCAGAGAACTGATGAATTAACAGTAGTAGGGAGAATTGTAGATGATAATTTTGATGCTAATCAACCGATTGATGATACAAATAATACCCCAATTCTCAAATCAACATCAACCTCAACTGCTACAGCTTACCGAAACTATATTATTGCCCAAGGGCGATCTAATGCTAATGTTCACTGGTTACAGACTAATACTTTCTTCCCTGATGCCGGAGCTGCCTCAGCAGGAAGATTTCAAGGATTTAACGCAGCAGCCGGAGGTGCCGTTGCTTTGTCTAACTACATAAACGTTTCACATGAGCTAACGAGCGGTCATGGAGCACTCGCTGGACATAACCAAGGGGGATCATTTCCTGCCGAGCAAAGCATTGACGATAATGGTACACCCAATGACCCAACTGATGATCTATATATAGCTGCTGGCACAAAAAAAAGCCAATTAAAAGTTACTGGTGAAGGGACTCAATCGAGTGTTGCAACTGGTCCCGTGGCCACAAGCAATGCTATTGATGGTTATGTGTACTACAAATCTAGAAGTGGGGCTCAAGAACGTGTTCTTGCCACAGATGTATCTAGCGGGACTACGGACAATACCTTTGATCTCATTTATGATGATTATACCGCTACACAGCCAAACAGAGTCCATAATCAAGGAAATCCTGAAGACGTAGCTGAATCAACTGTAACGGTAGACACCGTAAATGGAACCTTTAGCCTCGATGATATTTCTGAGTACAATGAGAGTTATCCTTTACTCAAAGCAGAGGATGGAACAGTATTAGCAACCATCGATGACGTGTATCGTCTCTATATTTATGATGATACTGATACCAGTGATGGAGCCCATCTAAATCCAGTAGGAATTGATTTTAAAAGTAGACCAAACATTGAGTATACCGCCTATAGTAGTGACCCCAGTACGCTAAGCTATAGAGTTATGAATGTTTCTCAAAACGTTCTCAATAACACAATGGTAACCCTCGGCACCAAAAATAACCAAGAAATCCCAGAATTTAAGATGTACCCAAATCCAGCAACTGAGAGTATAAATATAGAAGCAAATACACCATTAGATGACATCGAAGTCTACGACATGACAGGAAAACGTGTCATAGAAGTAAATCCACAAGGAGCAACTGAGATAACTGTACCTCTAGATCGTCTCCAATCTGGAATGTATATCATGCATGTCTATGACAAAAATGGTGGTAAAAAAGCCACAAAGTTGATAAAAGAATAGTTAACGAACGTATAAAAGAATAAAATCTCGCGAGATTCTTGCGAGATTTTTTATGGATTTAAATAAAACCTTTAGGTTTTTATATTTTAAAATAATAATAAAAAATCGCGGAATTCTCTCCTGCGTCATGACAAAAACTTGCCGAACAAGTTTATTAATGCTATACTAGATTTGACTTTTAGTATATTTATACTTTTTAAAACAAGTAATTATGGGAAAATTAAGCCAGGCTGCCGGAGTATTAGGTGTTACATTAGCAACGATGAGCGTAAATGCTGACACCCTTGATAAATATACTAATAAAAATGAAGCAGATGTGAAAAAAAATCTCACCGAATTATTCGCGGATATTACAACTGATACAAAAAATGATACCTCTGACGCAACTGCAGAGGTTTTCAAACGCATTAAACCAGAATTCACTCCCAAGGAACGTGCGATGATCACCAATGTGTCAACAAAGCTCGCTACACTCCGTGACGCTGTCCTCACTGCCACAAGTGATGATGAACGTACTGTAGCCCAAACCAGTCTGGACACCTTTCGAGCAACTGACCCAGAATTTGCAAAACTTGTAACCAAAAGAGCCGAATTACTCGCAAAAGCTGTCGAAGAAAAAAGGCTAGCTCGATATATTTTGACGGTTCCTGACCAAATATCTGACAGTCCCAGCCAAGAAACGCGTAATCAACATCGCAAATTCGCTAGCGACCACATTGACAATGAAACTGATTATAGAATCCTATACCGAAAACTTTCGTTTTTGGAGGCAAAAGACGGTATATCTACTATCGAAAATAAATCACCAGTTGTTGTTGCCTGGGAAAAAGAACACCACATGGAGATTGTAAGTCAAAGCGGAAAAATACGCGTATTTCATAATCGACAAAAAGTCAGTACGTTACTCTATCCCAAAGACTACACATCTCATTCAATAAATGTATCGGGAGAAACACTTGTATTTACCTACAGTGATGCAATAAAAGAAAACAATGTAATTTTGTATTACCTAGAAAATAATAACTTAATGGAAAAAACTGAAAACTCTGGCACAAGTGCTTTATTTGAAGTTTCAAATTAATTAATTATGAAAGGATTATTCAAGACAAGCATAGCGATAGCTACACTAGCCACATTAGCTGTAAACGCTGAAAGTGTTGAGGAACACAATGCGATGAAGGCAGAAATACACAATAATTTAAGCGCTAAAGCAAACATCATTAAGAATGATGTTTTAACTGTTACCAAAGAAAATTTAAAACGCATTAAACCAGAATTCACTCCCAAGGAACGTGCGATGATCAAAAATGTATCGACAAAGCTCGCTACACTTCGTGACGCTGTCCTCACAGCCACAAGTGATGATGAACGGACTACCGCCCAAACCAGTCTGGATAACTTTCGAGCAACTGACCCAGAACTTGCAAAACTTGTCATCAAAAGAGCTGAATTACTCGCAAAAGCTGACGAGGAAAAAAGGCTAGCTCGATATATTCTAACGGTTCCTGACCAATTATCTGACAGCCCCAGCCAAGAAACGCTTGCAGACCATGATAAATTCTCTGACGACCATTCTGACAAGGCCATTGCTTACAATAATATGGCGAGAAAACTTTCGTTTTTGGAGGCAAAAAACGGTATATCTACTATCGAAAATAAATCAGCAGAGGTTGTCGCTTGGGAAAAAGAACACCACATGGAGATCACAGAAAACAAAGAATGGCGGTCTATAGTTGTGGTACATAATGGAAACACTAAACCTGTTAGTAATATTGTATCTATAAGCAGGATAAAAGGAACTCCATCAATAAATGTATCGGGAGAAACTCTTGTATTTACCTACAGTGATGCAATAAAAGAAAACAATGTAATTTTGTATTACCTAGAAAATAATAACTTAATGCAAAAAACTGAAAACTCTGGCACGCGACCATTATTTGAAGTTTCAAATTAATTAATTATGAAAGGATTATTCAAGACAAGCATAGCGATAGCTACACTAGCCACATTAGCTGTAAACGCTGAAAGTTTTGAGGAACACAATGCGATGAAGGCAGAAATACACAATAATTTAAGCGCTAAAGCAAACATCATTAAGAATGATGTTTTTACTGTTACCAAAGAAAATTTAAAACGCATTAAACCAGAATTCACTCCCAAGGAACGTGCGATGATCAAAAATGTATCAACCACACTGTCGACACTTCGTGACGCTGTACTCAAGGCCACAAGTGATGATGAACGGACTACCGCCCAAACCAGTCTGGACACCTTTCGAGCAACTGACCCAGAACTTGCAAAACTTGTCATCAAAAGAGCTGAATTACTAGCAGAAGCTGACGAGGAAAAAAGGCTAGCTCGATATATTCTAACGGTTCCTGACCAATTATCTGACAGCCCCAGCCAAGAAACGCTTAATCAATATCACAAATTCTCTAGCGACCACATTGACAATGAAACTGATTATAGAATCCTATACCGAAAACTTTCGTTTTTGGAGGCAAAAGACGGTATATCTACTATCGAAAATAAATCAGCAGCGGTTGTCGCTAGATTTGAGTTTCAACGAGTAGACTGATTAGTTACAATTTTTTATTCAAATGCCACTTTAACGCCGTATTAATCGAATTGTGGTTGCGGAGTTAGGATTCGAACCTACGACCTTCTGGTTATGAGCCAGTCTCCGTCTTGAGAAAAGCTGCAAAGCACGATTTTAGTTTGATTAATAACTTTTTCGTTATATAAAACTTTATTTTAATAAAGACCATCGGGCTAATTGTAAGCAGATGAGTTTAGTATGTCTATTTTTTAGTTTTATATGCTCATTAAATTTGACTTTTTACTATATTTATACTTTAAAAAACTTTTGTTACGGGAAAATTAAGCTGAGGTGCCGGAGTATTAGGTATTATTTCTATGGGAAGCGTCGATGCTGAAAGTG
It contains:
- a CDS encoding T9SS type A sorting domain-containing protein; this translates as MTTINEQFGNLGETIKDVSGEFLDKLIAVSGLSKTQVMMIVFGASSLGVIAQTNPAFGSGYNLVQCDIDNASGSNQDAGLISNLVAANDIMNQDQRTDELTVVGRIVDDNFDANQPIDDTNNTPILKSTSTSTATAYRNYIIAQGRSNANVHWLQTNTFFPDAGAASAGRFQGFNAAAGGAVALSNYINVSHELTSGHGALAGHNQGGSFPAEQSIDDNGTPNDPTDDLYIAAGTKKSQLKVTGEGTQSSVATGPVATSNAIDGYVYYKSRSGAQERVLATDVSSGTTDNTFDLIYDDYTATQPNRVHNQGNPEDVAESTVTVDTVNGTFSLDDISEYNESYPLLKAEDGTVLATIDDVYRLYIYDDTDTSDGAHLNPVGIDFKSRPNIEYTAYSSDPSTLSYRVMNVSQNVLNNTMVTLGTKNNQEIPEFKMYPNPATESINIEANTPLDDIEVYDMTGKRVIEVNPQGATEITVPLDRLQSGMYIMHVYDKNGGKKATKLIKE